The proteins below come from a single Triticum aestivum cultivar Chinese Spring chromosome 5D, IWGSC CS RefSeq v2.1, whole genome shotgun sequence genomic window:
- the LOC123122084 gene encoding 60S ribosomal protein L7a-2, whose translation MAPKRGGKAPVPAKKKAADKVVNPLFEKRPKQFGIGGALPPKKDLHRFVKWPKVVRIQRQRRILKQRLKVPPALHQFTRTLDKNLATNLFKMLLKYRPEDKVAKKERLLKRAQAEAEGKTVEAKKPIVVKYGLNHVTYLIEQSKAQLVVIAHDVDPIELVVWLPALCRKMEVPYCIVKGKSRLGSIVHKKTASVLCLTTVKNEDKLEFSKILEAIKANFNDKFDEVRKKWGGGVMGSKSQAKTKARERLIAKEAAQRMN comes from the exons GACAAGGTGGTGAACCCGCTGTTCGAGAAGAGGCCGAAGCAGTTCGGCATCGGCGGGGCGCTGCCGCCCAAGAAGGACCTCCACCGGTTCGTCAAGTGGCCCAAGGTCGTGCGGATCCAGCGCCAgcgccgcatcctcaagcagcgcctcaaggtTCCCCCGGCGCTCCACCAGTTCACCCGCACCCTCGACAAGAACCTCG CCACCAACCTGTTTAAGATGCTTCTCAAGTACCGCCCCGAGGACAAGGTGGCTAAGAAGGAGAGGCTTCTGAAGAGGGCCCAGGCTGAGGCTGAGGGGAAAACCGTTGAGGCCAAGAAGCCAATTGTTGTGAAGTATGGTCTTAACCATGTCACTTACCTCATCGAGCAG AGCAAGGCTCAACTGGTCGTCATTGCTCATGATGTTGACCCAATTGAGCTGGTTGTGTGGCTCCCAGCCCTGTGCAGGAAGATGGAAGTCCCATACTGCATTGTTAAGGGAAAATCACGCCTTGGATCG ATCGTTCACAAGAAGACTGCCTCAGTTCTGTGCCTTACCACTGTGAAGAACGAGGACAAGCTTGAGTTCAGCAAGATCTTGGAGGCTATCAAG GCTAACTTCAACGACAAGTTCGACGAGGTCAGGAAGAAGTGGGGCGGTGGCGTCATGGGCTCCAAGTCGCAGGCCAAGACCAAGGCCAGGGAAAGGCTCATCGCCAAGGAGGCTGCGCAGAGGATGAACTAA